GCTCACCGGCCGACACGGAGGAGCCAGTGTCGTCcttgttcgccgccgccgctgccgctccggcCCTCGCCAAATGGAAGAGTggtggaagaagaaagagaggagttagtgggccccacaaatttttgtgtgtgtgaatgacaaacgggtcccacaCATTTTTTAATTCTcatgccacgtaagtgccacgtcaacgccacatggaacaaagactcggtcaatatcgcCATGTAGGAGCCACATCAGtgaaaccgtcctccaaaaccgctgagggagtcaaattgcactggttttagaagtttgggggtcaagatatccggttttgtggtttaggatCACGAATTAGATTtcaatcacttttgagggtcacaaagtgaacttatttctgcGCATCAACCAGCGCGAGTGCGTGACTGCGAGAGCCCAAGCAGATCGCGAACGCTCTCATCAACTAGGGCCACATCGTGCAGCCAATGCCCACCAAGCCCTACGCTGCCTTAACATCTTCACGACCTAGTGAAGCTGATTTGCTTCATTCACTTCGCCTTATTTGCTTCACTTGATTATCTGTTTGCTTCTGATTTGCTGGTGCACATCGCTTGATTCACTTCTCCCCTTCGGCCTCACCCTCATGCAAGGTTGTCATATCATGATCCATATTCTAGTTTCTTACGATACTATGATCCTATCAAATTGAAACGATACCGATCCCGTCTAGTACCCTATCTTTCATAGTGTCTCGATCCTATTGTTTACTTTCACATGATCGTATGAAATCTTGGGTGCTATCCTGATTCTATGGTGTCTACGAtcctataaaatattatttaaaataaggtgGATTGATAATAATATGAATAAATATGCTCAAGTTTACAataaaaaccaattaaatttatcaaaatcattattatatgctttaatttatataatgtattattatattttatataaaaatacgtaatttctaaaatattatagTATCTCGATCATCCTATGGTAGTATCTTATAATACTATAATACTACAAATCGAAAAATTATCCTACGGCTCCATTCGCTTCTTCTGTAAATGAAGATTAAAAGCGGGTACGTAAAACAAGGAAACCATTaacacgtaattaattaagttttagttattacaaacttgagaaatggatttatctaatattttaaagcaacttctatatatataaagttttcgtataaaatatattgtttagcagtttgaaaaacatgccaaCGAAAAACGAGGAAAAATATGAATCTTTCATTTTAATGAAAGTTAGAGCGGGGCCTATATCTAAATACTGGTTATCTTGCCCTTACGTAGCTAAACGAGCCTAGCTCGTTATGTTGGCACGAGCCAACTGGAGCTGGCTAGGCTCTACTCTACTCGTTTTTGTTTGAGCGGGAAAGCCGAAAGAAACCCGCTAAGCCAAaattccccaccgccgccgtggcggaAACAACTCCGATCTTGGACACCGACGCCGCACCCCGACGGAAATCCATGCGGAGAACGGaaatcgcccccccccccctccccttcctctttgATCCTCTCTAAGCACGACTGCATTGCACGAGGTTGGTTGTTGCGAGTTCTGGCGGCGGGGCGCCGCCCGCGTAGTCGGGGCGGCTCGTGCAGTCGCAGTTGAGCGGGGCGAGGGCACTGGCCGCTGGGGCGAGCAGGAGGCGGCTGGCAACGGGCGGTGACGCGCTGCGCCTGTGCGGATCTGGCGCGTGGAAGCAGGCGGTCGGTGGTGAGGCAGGAGGTTGGGGGGAGGGCGTGGCAGGAGGCGCGCTTCTCCGCGGAGCTGGTCTGCTCTCTGCTGCATGCATTCTTTTGTTGTATTGTTGAATTTCAATGAGATTTTATTGGATTTATGAGAAATTGAGCCCTATGTTTCAGAGTTTTGATAGATTTGCAATTggggaagaaaacaaaattggtTATTTGTTTTACAAGCAATTCTAGTAATACTCACCCAATTGATGAGGGAACAAATCAACCAAATATCATTATCTACTTTGAGCCCATTCCCCTTTTTTTTGGTCTTGGATTCATGATTTACTGCTGCTTTTCATCAACGTGCATTTACTGCTGCTTTTCATCAATGTGCAACCTATTTATACAGTGTAGCTGCTTATGCCAAAGGGTGACAGAAATCAAGAATAAGCAATAGTATTCTGTTTGCTTGGTGCAATGCCTGGTTATTACGACATCGATGATATCctgatggaggaggaggtaaTTTTATGATTGTTTTATCGTCTTCTGGTGTGCTTGCACAAATATGATCTAAATGTGTTTCTACTCTTACTGCAGCCTATTTCTGTAGTTTTTCAAGTAAGTGCAAATGGTGTTGGACTACTAGATCCTGGCGCTGAAAGAAACAGTGTAAGTGACTTTTGCACCTATGGTTTAGTGCTATGGTGTAACTTCCTAGGGCACCTACTGACCTTTCTTCCTCCATCCCTATTGTTCTAGAAGGAAGTTGGTTTGGAATCTATGCAGTAGTTAATTGAGTTTATCTGAGATGAGTGTTATATGACCATtggattttatttattaaaactGCTTTGGAATGCTAGGTGTACTCTTGTTGGCTTGTATGACACATTTTCTAGTAAACACAATCTGGTGGTGGATGCTTTTTTAGTTTGTCTTGTAAACACCTTCACATCATTTCTTGCTTTGGTTGGAAACAAAAGTGAGAGATTTGCTCCAGTTAAACATAGTATCTTCTTTATCTCCAGGTTGAAAAGGGTGCTAAGGTGGACCTTCCATTTTGGCTTGCACATGGGCTGCTGTCTCTGGAACAAGCAGTTTCAATAAATGTACCTCCTTGCTTCACCCAGAAGTAGGTTTCATCATAACTTGTTTTTCATTGTTGTATACAGAGAATCTTAGCTAGAATTCATGTTTCAACAGATTTACATGAAAGTACTTCTTGTCAACTTACTGTAGAGGTCTTCTTCAGTAATTGCAAATGCCTGGTAGTTTCAATATTTCCTAGAAAAGTTGTCCTAAGATCATAACAACATTGCTACAGAACCCGGAAGGAGATCCAAGCTGATGCAGCCTGTGTTGATTTGAGGATTCGTTGCCCTTACTTCTATGAGCTAGGATGCAAGATAGTCCCTTTGTAAGTTCTGAAACGATTTCAATCTCATGCACTTTTAGGATATAGTTCTGGCTTACTACCTGCATCCGCTTTTTACTTGATGCCCTAGAATCTGTGCTGTCAAtaattctaaagtttgaccacCGGTAAAAGAAAGCAGAGATATTATTTACCTTTGTGTTAAAAATCTTACTGAATTATTAGTTCATATTAAAATGTTTCTATGTGATATTTGATAGAATAGCCACTTCATTGCTTTACAAAATTTTGTCCACAAATGACCTTATTAACATACGCTATAGTACTTTTCTTTTACAATGACTAAGTAATTCTTTCGGCGTACAACATACATTTTTCTTTGTGCATGTTTGTTTCAATATTATAAATGCTTTTGAGTCCATTGAAGATAGATTCTTTCATACTTTCATAAGACAAGTTCATCTTAAACCCTTGAACTTTGCAAAATTTCTACTTAactccaacaaaaaaaaatagatatgttTATCTGATTATCTCCAGACTTCAAACAATAGAGCAAGGGTGGTTTTGGAGGTTGTTTTGCCATTATGGACACCAACTTCCATGCCATAACAGCTTGGAAATACCACATTGGTAATTATCACTTCAAATAAGATCGAAAATACACCAACACTCACTTTATTTCAGTAATGTCTCTCCTTTTAATCAACCTATCTATCTTTTTGCTCCCCTCTCTTTTATCCAAACAAATTGCTTGGTTTCACAGAAAACAATCATCAGCAATAGTGAGTTGCTCCTCTCCATATTATGGCTGCAGCCTTGCTGATGTCAGGCAGCGGTTGTGAAAGTGCTGCTTGATGAACATGACGTTGCTCAAAACATAGCTACTGTGtgttaataataaaatatatctcTCATTCCAAGTTGGATTTGACATTGGTAGATCATCCGAAATTAAAGAAACCACCTTCAATTGAAACTCTAGTGAGAAGTATAAACAAAAAATGTGGAGGCAGTGGTAAGAGAAGAGGTTGGTCGGCCATGCCTTGCCACTTCTTGGTATCTAGTCTTGCTGTTCTTGTTTTGCACAATTGTTATTTTCCATCTAGTGATTTCAGGTTGTTTAACCTAATCTTCAGCTTCAGTATGTTAACAAACCATTATGTACAGATGATCATGAATCATATAAATTGCTGTGTTTGCTACAGATAATATTGTATCATACATGTTCGATATAAATGAATGTGTCTGTTTTATTAACACACCCTTCGTATTTTGTTAAAGCAAACACTTGATACATTTCCACAGttctatttgtaaaattagcatatatatatatatatatatatatataagctctattatacacccctcccttagaataactattctacacccccctcccacctcccatccgtccccacctcctcccctcccatcgctcctctctccctcccgcgccCCCTTCCTTCCCGCGCTCCTCTCTCCCCCAgcgccccctctccctcccgtcgcGCCCCTCTCCCTTCCATCGCTTCTCCCTCCGATtacccctccttttttttttctctccctcctctcttttttagaaaaattaaaaataaattggtgaattcaagacttggaacccatgatctcatggttcatgACAAGCAGTTCTAACCAAATCACCGTATGATGATTTGTGAACAAATCAGTTATGTACCTATAACAATCATACCTTGTTACTATGATTCGGCAGTAACATTATCCCAGAAGCTGCAAAAATGTATAGGTTGTTACTGAactttataggttgttactgcactttt
The Oryza glaberrima chromosome 8, OglaRS2, whole genome shotgun sequence DNA segment above includes these coding regions:
- the LOC127782439 gene encoding uncharacterized protein LOC127782439; protein product: MPGYYDIDDILMEEEPISVVFQVSANGVGLLDPGAERNSVEKGAKVDLPFWLAHGLLSLEQAVSINVPPCFTQKTRKEIQADAACVDLRIRCPYFYELGCKIVPLVNDRSIGLFLRYAFTSRYKEILSKSHSSSMMTVPKFVPRLTREEAQVFESARDSMTAFKKWRAGGVRLQKASILGRKRKTKLPDGPSAP